One Candidatus Thermoplasmatota archaeon DNA window includes the following coding sequences:
- a CDS encoding ISNCY family transposase: RRFGGLVRQKREDRREIALFSTAFFHNIFITRIRPD; encoded by the coding sequence AGACGTTTTGGCGGTCTGGTGAGACAGAAACGAGAAGATCGACGAGAAATAGCATTATTTTCTACCGCATTCTTTCACAATATTTTTATCACAAGAATACGCCCGGATTAA